Proteins found in one Camelus bactrianus isolate YW-2024 breed Bactrian camel chromosome X, ASM4877302v1, whole genome shotgun sequence genomic segment:
- the MED12 gene encoding mediator of RNA polymerase II transcription subunit 12 isoform X1, whose translation MAAFGILSYEHRPLKRPRLGPPDVYPQDPKQKEDELTALNVKQGFNNQPAVSGDEHGSAKNVNFNPAKISSNFSSIIAEKLRCNTLPDTGRRKPQVNQKDNFWLVTPRSQSAINTWFTDLAGTKPLTQLAKKVPIFSKKDEVFGYLAKYTVPVMRAAWLIKMTCAYYAAMSETKVKKRHVVDPFTEWTQIITKYLWEQLQKMAEYYRPGPAGSGGCGSTIGPLPHDVEVAIRQWDYNEKLAMFMFQDGMLDRHEFLTWVLECFEKIRPGEDELLKLLLPLLLRYSGEFVQSAYLSRRLAYFCTRRLALQLDGVSSHSSHVMSTQSTSTLPTTPTPQPPTSSTPSTPFSDLLMCPQHRPLVFGLSCILQTILLCCPSALVWHYSLTDSRIKTGSPLDHLPIAPSNLPMPEGNSAFTQQVRAKLREIEQQIKERGQAVEVRWSFDKCQEATAGFTIGRVLHTLEVLDSHSFERSDFSNSLDSLCNRIFGLGPSKDGHEISSDDDAVVSLLCEWAVSCKRSGRHRAMVVAKLLEKRQAEIEAERCGESEASDEKGSIASGSLSAPSAPIFQDVLLQFLDTQAPMLTDPRSESERVEFFNLVLLFCELIRHDVFSHNMYTCTLISRGDLAFGAPGPRPPSPFDDPADDPERKEAEGSSSSKLEDPGLSESMDIDPSSSVLFEDMEKPDFSLFSPTMPCEGKGSPSPGKPDVEKEVKPPPKEKLEGTLGVLYDQPRHVQYATHFPIPQEESCSHECNQRLVVLFGVGKQRDDARHAIKKITKDILKVLNRKGTAETDQLAPIVPLNPGDLTFLGGEDGQKRRRNRPEAFPTAEDIFAKFQHLSHYDQHQVTAQVSRNVLEQITSFALGMSYHLPLVQHVQFIFDLMEYSLSISGLIDFAIQLLNELSVVEAELLLKSSDLVGSYTTSLCLCIVAVLRHYHACLILNQDQMAQVFEGLCGVVKHGMNRSDGSSAERCILAYLYDLYTSCSHLKSKFGELFSDFCSKVKNTIYCNVEPSESNMRWAPEFMIDTLENPAAHTFTYTGLGKSLSENPANRYSFVCNALMHVCVGHHDPDRVNDIAILCAELTGYCKSLSAEWLGVLKALCCSSNNGTCGFNDLLCNVDVSDLSFHDSLATFVAILIARQCLLLEDLIRCAAIPSLLNAACSEQDSEPGARLTCRILLHLFKTPQLNPCQSDGNKPTVGIRSSCDRHLLAASQNRIVDGAVFAVLKAVFVLGDAELKGSGFTVTGGTEELPEEEGGGGSGGRRQGGRNISVETASLDVYAKYVLRSICQQEWVGERCLKSLCEDSNDLQDPVLSSAQAQRLMQLICYPHRLLDNEDGENPQRQRIKRILQNLDQWTMRQSSLELQLMIKQTPKNEMNSLLENIAKATIEVFQQSAETGSSSGNTASNMPSSSKTKPVLSSLERSGVWLVAPLIAKLPTSVQGHVLKAAGEELEKGQHLGSSSRKERDRQKQKSMSLLSQQPFLSLVLTCLKGQDEQREGLLTSLYSQVHQIVNNWRDDQYLDDCKPKQLMHEALKLRLNLVGGMFDTVQRSTQQTTEWAVLLLEIIISGTVDMQSNNELFTTVLDMLSVLINGTLAADMSSISQGSMEENKRAYMNLVKKLQKELGERQSDSLEKVRQLLPLPKPTRDVITCEPQGSLIDTKGNKIAGFDSIFKKEGLQVSTKQKISPWDLFEGLKPSAPLSWGWFGTVRVDRRVARGEEQQRLLLYHTHLRPRPRAYYLEPLPLPPEDEEPPAPALLEPEKKAPEPPKTDKPGAAPPNTEERKKKSTKGKKRSQPAAKTEDYGMGPGRSGPYGVTVPPDLLHHANPGSISHLSYRQGSIGLYTQNQPLPAGGPRVDPYRPVRLPMQKMPTRPPYPGVLPTTMTGVMGLEPSSYKTSVYRQQQPAVPQGQRLRQQLQAKIQSQGILGQSSVHQMTPSSSYGLQTSQGYTPYVSHVGLQQHAGPAGTMVPPSYSSQPYQSTHPSTNPTLVDPTRHLQQRPSGYVHQQAPTYGHGLTSTQRFSHQTLQQTPMIGTMAQLGAQGVQAGVRSASILPEQQQQQQQQQQQQQQQQQQQQQQQQQQQQQQQQQQQQQQYHIRQQQQQQILRQQQQQQQQQQQQQQQQQQQQQQQQQQQQQQAHQQQQQAAPPQPQPQSQPQFQRQGLQQTQQQQQTAALVRQLQQQLSNTQPQPSTNIFGRY comes from the exons ATGGCGGCCTTCGGGATCTTGAGCTACGAACACCGGCCCCTGAAGCGGCCGCGGCTGGGGCCTCCCGATGTGTACCCTCAAGATCCCAAACAGAAGGAG GATGAACTCACGGCCTTGAATGTAAAACAAGGTTTCAATAACCAGCCTGCTGTCTCTGGGGATGAACATGGCAGTGCCAAGAACGTCAACTTCAATCCTGCCAAG ATCAGTTCCAACTTCAGCAGCATTATTGCAGAGAAGTTACGTTGTAACACCCTCCCTGACACTGGTCGCAGGAAGCCCCAAGTGAACCAGAAGGACAACTTCTGGCTGGTGACTCCACGATCCCAGAGTGCCATTAACACCTGGTTCACTGACCTGGCTGGCACCAAGCCACTTACACAACTAGCCAAAAAG GTCCCCATTTTCAGTAAGAAGGACGAAGTGTTTGGGTACTTAGCCAAATACACAGTGCCTGTGATGCGGGCTGCCTGGCTCATTAAGATGACTTGTGCCTACTATGCAGCAATGTCTGAGACCAAGGTTAAGAAGCGACATGTCGTTGACCCCTTCACGG AATGGACTCAGATTATTACCAAGTACTTATGGGAGCAGCTGCAAAAGATGGCTGAATACTACCGGCCAGGGCCTGCTGGAAGTGGGGGCTGTGGTTCCACTATAGGGCCCTTGCCCCATGATGTAGAGGTGGCAATCCGGCAGTGGGACTACAACGAGAAGCTGGCCATGTTCATGTTTCAG GACGGAATGCTGGACAGACATGAGTTCCTGACCTGGGTACTTGAGTGTTTTGAGAAAATCCGCCCTGGAGAGGATGAATTACTTAAACTACTGCTGCCTTTGCTGCTTCGA TACTCTGGGGAATTCGTTCAGTCTGCGTACTTGTCTCGCCGCCTTGCGTACTTCTGTACGCGGAGACTGGCCCTACAGCTGGATGGCGTGAGCAGTCACTCGTCTCATGTGATGTCCACTCAGTCAACGAGCACACTGCCCACCACCCCTACTCCTCAGCCCCCAACTAGCAGCACACCCTCTACACCCTTTAGTGACCTGCTTATGTGCCCTCAGCACCGGCCCCTGGTTTTTGGCCTCAGCTGTATCCTTCAG ACCATCCTCCTGTGTTGTCCTAGTGCCCTGGTTTGGCACTACTCACTGACTGATAGTCGAATCAAGACTGGCTCACCACTTGACCACCTGCCAATTGCCCCCTCCAACCTGCCCATGCCAGAGGGCAACAGTGCCTTCACTCAGCAG GTTCGTGCAAAGTTGCGGGAGATTGAGCAGCAGATCAAGGAGCGGGGACAGGCTGTTGAGGTTCGCTGGTCTTTTGATAAGTGCCAGGAAGCGACTGCAG GCTTCACCATTGGACGAGTGCTCCATACTTTGGAAGTGCTGGACAGCCATAGTTTTGAACGTTCGGACTTCAGCAATTCACTTGACTCCCTTTGTAACCGAATCTTTGGATTGGGGCCTAGCAAGGATGGGCACGAG ATCTCCTCAGATGATGATGCTGTGGTATCATTACTGTGTGAATGGGCTGTCAGCTGCAAGCGCTCTGGTCGGCATCGTGCTATGGTGGTAGCCAAACTGCTGgagaagaggcaggcagagatTGAGGCTGAG CGTTGTGGAGAATCTGAAGCCTCAGATGAAAAGGGTTCCATCGCCTCTGGCTCCCTTTCTGCTCCCAGTGCTCCCATTTTCCAGGATGTCCTCCTACAGTTTCTGGACACACAGGCTCCCATGCTGA CGGACCCCCGGAGTGAGAGTGAGCGGGTAGAATTCTTTAACCTGGTACTGCTGTTCTGTGAACTGATTCGACATGATGTTTTCTCCCACAACATGTATACTTGCACCCTCATCTCCCGAGGGGACCTTGCCTTTGGAGCCCCTGGTCCCCGGCCTCCCTCTCCTTTTGACGACCCTGCCGATGACCCTGAGCGCAAGGAGGCtgagggcagcagcagcagcaagctGGAG GATCCAGGGCTCTCAGAGTCTATGGACATCGATCCTAGCTCCAGTGTGCTCTTTGAGGACATGGAGAAGCCTGACTTCTCA TTGTTCTCCCCTACTATGCCCTGTGAGGGCAAGGGCAGTCCATCCCCTGGGAAGCCAGATGTTGAGAAGGAGGTGAAGCCCCCACCCAAGGAGAAGCTAGAAGGGACCCTTGGGGTTCTTTATGACCAGCCGCGGCATGTGCAGTATGCCACGCACTTTCCCATCCCCCAG GAGGAGTCATGCAGCCATGAGTGCAACCAGCGGTTGGTCGTACTGTTTGGGGTGGGAAAGCAGCGCGATGATGCCCGCCATGCCATCAAGAAAATTACCAAGGATATCCTGAAGGTTCTGAACCGCAAGGGGACCGCGGAAACTG ACCAGCTTGCTCCTATTGTGCCTCTGAATCCTGGAGACCTGACATTCTTAG GTGGGGAGGATGGGCAGAAGCGGCGACGCAACCGGCCTGAAGCCTTCCCCACTGCTGAGGACATCTTTGCTAAGTTCCAGCACCTTTCTCATTATGACCAACACCAGGTCACGGCTCAG GTCTCCCGGAACGTTCTGGAGCAGATCACGAGCTTCGCCCTTGGCATGTCATACCACTTGCCTCTCGTGCAGCACGTGCAGTTCATCTTCGACCTCATGGAGTATTCACTCAGCATCAGTGGCCTCATCGACTTTGCCATACAG CTACTGAATGAACTGAGTGTCGTGGAGGCCGAGTTGCTTCTCAAATCCTCGGACCTGGTGGGCAGCTACACTACCAGCCTGTGCCTGTGCATTGTGGCTGTCCTGAGGCACTACCACGCCTGCCTCATCCTCAACCAGGACCAGATGGCACAGGTCTTTGAGGG GCTGTGTGGCGTCGTGAAGCATGGGATGAACCGGTCCGATGGCTCCTCTGCGGAACGCTGTATCCTTGCTTATCTCTATGATCTGTACACCTCCTGTAGCCATTTAAAGAGCAAATTTGGGGAGCTCTTCAG CGACTTCTGCTCCAAGGTGAAGAACACCATCTACTGCAACGTGGAGCCGTCAGAATCCAACATGCGCTGGGCGCCCGAGTTCATGATTGACACTCTGGAGAACCCGGCCGCTCACACTTTCACCTACACGGGGCTAGGCAAGAGTCTTAGTGAGAACCCTGCTAACCGCTACAGCTTTGTCTGCAATGCCCTTATGCACGTCTGTGTGGGGCACCATGATCCCGATAG GGTGAATGACATCGCCATCCTGTGTGCAGAGCTGACGGGCTATTGCAAGTCGCTGAGTGCGGAGTGGCTGGGGGTGCTTAAGGCCTTGTGCTGCTCCTCTAACAATGGCACCTGTGGTTTCAACGACCTCCTCTGCAACGTGGAT GTCAGTGACCTGTCGTTTCACGACTCACTGGCTACTTTTGTCGCCATCCTCATCGCTCGGCAGTGTTTGCTCTTAGAGGATCTGATTCGCTGCGCGGCCATCCCTTCCCTCCTTAATGCTG CCTGCAGTGAACAGGACTCGGAACCAGGGGCCCGGCTTACCTGCCGTATTCTCCTCCACCTTTTCAAGACACCTCAACTCAATCCTTGCCAGTCGGACGGAA ACAAGCCTACAGTAGGAATCCGCTCCTCCTGTGACCGCCACCTGCTGGCTGCCTCCCAGAACCGCATCGTGGATGGAGCTGTGTTTGCTGTTCTCAAGGCTGTGTTTGTACTTG GGGATGCGGAACTGAAGGGGTCGGGCTTCACTGTGACAGGAGGAACAGAAGAACttccagaggaggagggaggaggtggcagtGGCGGTCGGAGGCAGGGTGGCCGCAACATCTCTGTGGAGACAGCAAGTCTGGATGTCTATGCCAAGTACGTGCTACGCAGCATCTGCCAGCAG GAATGGGTAGGAGAACGTTGCCTTAAATCGCTGTGTGAGGACAGCAATGACCTGCAAGACCCAGTGTTGAGTAGTGCCCAGGCCCAGCGCCTCATGCAGCTCATCTGCTACCCACATCGACTGCTAGACAACGAGGATGGGGAGAACCCCCAGCGGCAGCGCATTAAGCGTATTCTCCAG AACTTGGACCAGTGGACCATGCGCCAGTCTTCCTTGGAGCTGCAGCTCATGATCAAGCAGACCCCTAAAAAT GAGATGAATTCCCTCCTAGAGAACATCGCCAAGGCCACAATCGAGGTTTTCCAGCAATCAGCAGAGACAGGGTCATCTTCTGGAAACACTGCGAGCAACATGCCCAGCAGCAGCAAGACCAAGCCTGTGCTCAG CTCCTTAGAGCGCTCTGGTGTATGGCTGGTGGCGCCTCTCATTGCCAAACTGCCCACCTCGGTCCAGGGGCACGTGTTAAAGGCTGCTGGGGAAGAACTGGAGAAGGGCCAGCACCTTGGTTCCTCTTCCCGCAAAGAACGTGATCGACAAAAGCAGAAGAG CATGTCCCTGTTGAGCCAGCAGCCCTTCTTATCCCTCGTGCTGACATGTCTCAAAGGGCAGGATGAGCAGCGTGAGGGACTCCTTACCTCCCTCTACAGCCAGGTGCACCAG ATTGTGAATAATTGGCGAGATGACCAGTACTTAGATGATTGCAAACCAAAGCAGCTAATGCACGAGGCCCTCAAACTGCGGCTCAACCTG GTGGGGGGCATGTTTGACACGGTGCAGCGCAGCACCCAGCAGACCACAGAGTGGGCTGTGCTCCTCCTGGAGATCATCATCAGCGGCACTGTCGACATGCAGTCCAACAA TGAGCTCTTCACCACAGTCTTGGACATGCTGAGTGTGCTCATCAATGGAACACTGGCCGCGGATATGTCCAGCATCTCCCAAGGCAGCATGGAGGAAAACAAACGTGCCTATATGAATCTGGTGAAGAAGCTGCAG AAGGAGTTGGGGGAGCGCCAGTCAGACAGTCTAGAAAAAGTTCGCCAGCTGCTGCCACTGCCCAAGCCGACCCGAGATGTCATCACATGTGAGCCACAGGGCTCCCTTATCGACACCAAGGGCAACAAGATTGCTGGCTTCGACTCCATCTTCAAGAAGGAG GGTCTGCAGGTTTCCACCAAACAAAAGATCTCTCCCTGGGATCTTTTTGAGGGCTTGAAGCCATCAGCACCACTGTCTTGGGGCTGGTTTGGAACAGTGCGGGTGGACCGGCGCGTGGCCCGCGGAGAGGAGCAACAGCGGCTGCTGCTCTACCACACGCACCTGAGGCCGCGGCCCCGTGCCTATTACCTGgagccgctgccgctgccgccggaAGATGAAgagccccctgcccctgccctgctggAGCCTGAGAAAAAGGCTCCAGAACCCCCCAAAACCGACAAACCTGGGGCTGCCCCACCCAACACTGAGGAACGCAAGAAGAAGTCCACCAAGGGCAAGAAACGCAGCCAGCCTGCCGCCAAGACAGAG GACTATGGAATGGGCCCGGGCCGCAGTGGCCCCTATGGAGTGACAGTGCCTCCAGACCTCCTGCACCACGCCAACCCTGGCTCCATATCCCACCTTAGCTACAGGCAGGGCTCCATAGGCCTGTATACCCAGAACCAGCCACTACCGGCAG GCGGCCCTCGCGTGGACCCATACCGCCCTGTGCGGTTACCTATGCAGAAGATGCCAACCCGACCACCTTACCCTGGAGTGCTGCCCACGACCATGACTGGCGTCATGGGGCTGGAACCCTCCTCCTACAAGACCTCCGTGTACCGGCAGCAGCAGCCTGCAGTGCCCCAAGGACAGCGCCTTCGCCAACAGCTCCAGGCAAAGATA CAGAGTCAGGGGATATTGGGACAGTCGTCTGTCCATCAGATGACTCCCAGCTCTTCCTACGGTTTGCAGACCTCCCAG ggctATACTCCTTATGTTTCTCATGTGGGATTACAGCAACACGCAGGCCCCGCAGGTACCATGGTGCCCCCCAGCTACTCCAGCCAGCCTTATCAGAGCACCCACCCTTCTACCAATCCTACTCTTGTAGATCCTACTCGCCACCTGCAACAGCGGCCCAGTGGCTATGTGCACCAGCAGGCCCCAACCTACGGACACGGGCTGACCTCCACTCAAAG GTTTTCACACCAGACCCTGCAGCAAACGCCCATGATAGGCACCATGGCCCAGCTGGGCGCGCAGGGCGTCCAGGCCGGCGTCCGGTCGGCTTCCATTCTgcctgagcagcagcagcagcagcagcaacagcagcagcagcagcagcagcaacaacagcagcagcagcagcagcagcagcagcagcagcagcagcagcagcagcagcagcagcagcaacagtaCCACAtccggcagcagcagcagcagcagatccTGCGG cagcagcagcagcagcaacagcagcagcagcagcagcagcagcaacagcagcagcagcagcagcagcagcagcagcagcaacaacaacaagcacaccagcagcagcagcaggcggctccgccccagccccagccccagtcccagcccCAG TTCCAGCGCCAGGGGCTTCAGCAGACGCAGCAACAACAACAGACAGCGGCTTTGGTCCGGCAACTCCAACAACAGCTCTCCA ATACCCAGCCACAGCCCAGTACCAACATATTTGGACGCTACTGA